A genomic region of Janthinobacterium lividum contains the following coding sequences:
- a CDS encoding TonB-dependent receptor plug domain-containing protein, producing MSSSTARSQLPALPVKTVIAASLIACFSLPMQAQAQQELPAEGELQSVVVTGTFAKNRRTIDSESPIDILTSRDLQSTGSGELATVLARLLPSLNFARATGADASDAVRPAQLRGLSPDQTLVLVNGKRRYTSAVVNVNGSLGRGSAPVDLNAIPLAAIDHVEVLRDGAAAQYGSDAIAGVINIILKKGAAGGDIEVGYGQTQERDGKQKSIKGSAGFALGDDGWVRVSAEVAERDPTNRAGADFRNPLEPRYGKVNQRYGDPESKPATIFLNSEYRINDNIDWYAFGNYGKRDTSAAATWRTALIQDPVTKVYSQRTPIYPEGFLPLQNSTLTDQSIVTGLRGEAAGWRWDASINYGSNKFELDLDNTVNQSLGANSPTHFYAGSLKNEQTVFNLDAAREFPVSYFTGPLTVAVGAEARHEKYSIGAGDAASYTGGGSQGFAGFRPVNAGSHSRHNESIYVNLEAEATKKLSGGVALRHERYSDFGSTTSAKGSARYSFTDALSLRGTVSSGFRAPSLAQQYYTITTTNFQVINGNNTAIETGTFAVNTPQARALGAQDLKPEKARNYSLGLQFQPNRNFTTTVDAYRIDIDNRILFSANLALNDKLKAQLATQGSSVGAARYFTNAVDTRTEGVDIVSTYRIDLQDKDRLDLTVAYNHNKSTVQKIADNPAILTANNLKLIDRQSIDRITVASPKDKFSLAADYGFGIWNAHGVVTRYGSFTVPQNDVKLDQTYDPQWVLDVSGSVKLGKNWRLVAGIDNVTNRYPAQVTSAGNLNVNGTQPYSIFAPNGFNGRYYYAKAGYSW from the coding sequence ATGAGTTCAAGCACCGCCCGCTCCCAGCTTCCCGCCCTGCCCGTGAAAACCGTTATCGCCGCCAGCCTGATCGCCTGCTTCAGCCTGCCAATGCAGGCGCAAGCGCAGCAAGAGCTGCCGGCCGAAGGTGAACTGCAATCGGTGGTGGTCACCGGCACCTTCGCCAAGAACCGCCGCACCATCGATTCCGAATCGCCTATCGACATCCTCACCTCGCGCGACCTGCAAAGCACGGGTTCGGGCGAGCTGGCCACCGTGCTGGCGCGCCTGCTGCCATCGCTGAACTTTGCCCGCGCCACGGGCGCCGACGCCAGCGACGCCGTGCGTCCGGCCCAGCTGCGCGGGCTGTCGCCCGACCAGACCCTGGTACTGGTGAACGGCAAGCGCCGCTACACCTCGGCCGTCGTCAACGTCAACGGTTCCCTGGGCCGCGGCTCGGCGCCCGTCGACCTGAACGCCATCCCGCTGGCCGCCATCGACCACGTGGAAGTGCTGCGCGATGGCGCGGCGGCCCAGTACGGTTCCGATGCGATCGCCGGCGTAATCAACATCATCCTGAAAAAAGGCGCGGCCGGCGGCGATATCGAAGTGGGCTATGGCCAGACGCAGGAACGCGACGGCAAGCAAAAATCCATCAAGGGTTCGGCCGGCTTCGCCCTCGGTGACGACGGCTGGGTGCGCGTCTCGGCGGAAGTGGCGGAGCGCGACCCGACCAACCGCGCCGGCGCCGACTTCCGCAATCCGCTGGAACCGCGCTACGGCAAGGTCAACCAGCGCTATGGCGATCCGGAAAGCAAGCCGGCAACGATTTTCCTCAACAGCGAATACCGCATCAACGACAATATCGACTGGTATGCCTTCGGCAATTATGGCAAGCGCGACACGTCGGCCGCCGCCACCTGGCGCACGGCCCTGATCCAGGACCCCGTCACCAAGGTCTACTCGCAGCGCACGCCGATCTATCCGGAAGGCTTCTTGCCGCTGCAAAACAGCACCCTGACGGACCAGTCCATCGTCACGGGCTTGCGCGGTGAAGCGGCCGGCTGGCGCTGGGATGCCAGCATCAATTACGGCAGCAACAAGTTCGAACTGGACCTGGACAACACGGTCAACCAGTCGCTGGGCGCGAACAGCCCCACGCATTTCTATGCCGGCTCGCTGAAGAATGAACAGACCGTATTCAACCTGGACGCGGCGCGCGAGTTTCCCGTCTCTTACTTTACGGGTCCGCTGACTGTAGCCGTCGGCGCGGAAGCGCGGCATGAGAAATACAGCATCGGCGCCGGCGACGCAGCGTCGTACACAGGCGGCGGCTCGCAAGGCTTTGCCGGCTTCCGCCCTGTCAACGCAGGCAGCCACTCGCGCCACAACGAATCGATCTATGTGAATCTGGAAGCGGAAGCGACGAAGAAACTGTCGGGCGGCGTGGCCCTGCGCCATGAGCGCTACAGCGATTTCGGCAGCACCACCTCTGCCAAGGGCTCGGCCCGCTACTCCTTCACGGACGCGCTGTCCCTGCGCGGCACCGTATCGAGCGGCTTCCGCGCGCCATCGCTGGCGCAGCAGTACTACACCATCACCACCACCAACTTCCAGGTCATCAACGGCAACAATACGGCCATCGAGACGGGCACCTTTGCCGTCAACACGCCGCAGGCGCGCGCCTTGGGCGCACAGGACCTGAAACCGGAAAAAGCCCGCAACTACAGCCTGGGCCTGCAGTTCCAGCCTAACCGCAACTTCACCACGACGGTAGACGCCTACCGCATCGACATCGACAACCGCATCCTGTTCTCGGCCAACCTGGCGCTGAACGACAAGCTCAAGGCCCAGCTGGCGACGCAAGGCTCGAGCGTGGGCGCGGCGCGCTACTTCACCAACGCCGTCGACACGCGCACGGAAGGCGTGGACATCGTCAGCACCTACCGCATCGACCTGCAGGACAAGGACCGCCTCGATCTCACCGTGGCCTACAACCATAACAAGAGCACGGTACAGAAAATCGCCGACAATCCAGCCATCCTGACGGCCAACAACCTGAAACTGATCGACCGCCAGAGCATCGACCGCATCACGGTGGCCTCGCCGAAGGACAAGTTCAGCCTGGCCGCCGACTACGGCTTCGGCATCTGGAATGCGCATGGCGTCGTGACGCGCTACGGCAGCTTCACCGTGCCACAGAACGATGTCAAGCTGGACCAGACGTATGACCCGCAATGGGTGCTGGACGTGTCCGGTTCCGTGAAACTGGGCAAGAACTGGCGCCTGGTGGCCGGCATCGACAACGTCACCAACCGCTACCCGGCGCAAGTGACGAGCGCGGGCAACCTGAACGTCAACGGCACCCAGCCTTACAGCATCTTCGCGCCGAACGGTTTCAACGGCCGCTACTACTACGCCAAGGCTGGCTATAGCTGGTAA
- a CDS encoding CysB family HTH-type transcriptional regulator translates to MNFQQLRSIREAARRGYNLTEVANALFTSQPGVSRQIRELEDELGVVIFERNGKRLTGLTEPGKGILKIVDRLLIEAENLQQASLEYSGQTSGTLSVAATHTQARYALPKVVQSFRAAFPDVRIALQQSAPEHIAEWVLSGKTDIGIATEGLSQFPDLVSFPCYRWSHLIVVPDGHPLLEHSPIRLEDLAKYPLITYDKGFTGRGHIDDAFAKAGVATDIILTAMDSDVIKQYVALGLGVGIVASMAFDHGRDKGLRAVEASHLFATNTTRLAVRRGAYLRAYAYEFILQLAPDLTREDIDRAMAGEDAL, encoded by the coding sequence ATGAACTTTCAACAATTGCGATCGATCCGCGAAGCGGCCCGCCGCGGCTATAACCTGACGGAAGTGGCCAACGCCCTGTTCACGTCGCAGCCGGGCGTGAGCCGGCAAATCCGCGAACTCGAGGATGAGCTGGGCGTGGTGATTTTCGAGCGCAACGGCAAGCGTTTGACGGGCTTGACGGAGCCGGGCAAGGGCATCCTGAAGATCGTCGACCGCCTCTTGATCGAGGCGGAAAACCTGCAGCAGGCCAGCCTCGAATACAGCGGCCAGACCAGCGGCACCTTATCGGTGGCGGCCACGCACACGCAGGCGCGCTATGCGTTGCCGAAAGTGGTGCAAAGCTTCCGCGCCGCTTTCCCCGACGTGCGTATCGCGCTGCAGCAAAGCGCGCCCGAGCACATCGCGGAATGGGTGTTGTCCGGCAAGACCGATATCGGCATCGCCACGGAAGGCTTGAGCCAGTTCCCCGACCTCGTGTCGTTCCCGTGCTACCGCTGGAGCCATTTGATCGTCGTGCCGGACGGGCACCCGCTGCTCGAGCATTCGCCCATCCGCCTGGAAGACCTGGCGAAATATCCGCTGATTACCTACGACAAGGGTTTCACGGGACGCGGCCATATCGACGACGCCTTCGCCAAGGCGGGCGTGGCGACCGATATTATTCTCACTGCCATGGATTCCGACGTCATCAAGCAATACGTGGCGCTGGGCCTGGGCGTGGGCATCGTCGCCTCGATGGCCTTTGACCATGGCCGCGACAAGGGTCTGCGGGCCGTGGAAGCGTCGCATCTGTTCGCCACCAACACGACGCGCCTGGCCGTGCGCCGCGGCGCCTACCTGCGCGCGTACGCCTATGAGTTCATCCTGCAACTGGCGCCGGACCTGACGCGCGAAGACATCGACCGTGCCATGGCGGGCGAGGACGCCCTCTAG
- a CDS encoding PEP-CTERM sorting domain-containing protein, producing MNMTKHAVLGLCLAVSACLAPLAQAASWVEITDPAMSGFLVGGNTVTYGSVAADAVWVYDGANPAGAQSAAAIKSLVSSKFGLPSSGAGSLVFAAQGDLASSKSGSFTVNSSFDYLAVHYGRGELLFHWDTPLAANTVFSIANLPRGLSNFRAYNSVSAVPEPATYGMLMLGLGLVGFVARRRRA from the coding sequence ATGAACATGACTAAACATGCCGTGCTGGGTCTCTGCCTTGCTGTCTCGGCTTGCCTGGCGCCATTGGCCCAGGCTGCTAGCTGGGTGGAAATCACCGACCCTGCCATGAGCGGCTTCCTGGTGGGCGGCAATACCGTCACCTATGGCAGCGTGGCAGCGGACGCGGTCTGGGTCTATGACGGCGCCAACCCGGCCGGCGCGCAAAGCGCGGCCGCCATCAAGAGCTTGGTCAGCAGCAAGTTTGGCCTGCCCTCCAGCGGTGCAGGCTCGTTGGTCTTTGCCGCCCAGGGCGACCTGGCCAGCAGCAAGTCCGGTTCGTTTACCGTCAACTCCAGCTTTGACTACCTGGCCGTGCATTATGGCCGTGGCGAACTGTTGTTCCACTGGGACACGCCGCTTGCCGCGAATACGGTCTTCAGCATTGCCAACCTGCCGCGTGGCCTGAGCAATTTCCGCGCGTACAACTCCGTCTCTGCCGTGCCTGAGCCAGCGACTTACGGCATGCTGATGCTGGGCCTGGGCCTGGTCGGTTTTGTCGCGCGCCGCCGCCGCGCCTGA
- a CDS encoding RBBP9/YdeN family alpha/beta hydrolase encodes MALRSFSDYRVLIVPGLHNSGPEHWQSRWQRLYPQFERVEQDDWNAPDLATWSARLDQVRRQDARPTLIVAHSFGCLTTAHSLARDPQGVAGVLLVGPADPDKFGVAKALPQKRLPCPGILIASQTDPWMTAEHAAQWARRWNCKYIDGGALGHINAESRLGDWVYGQAQLQTLFDLAQSDKRHRQAA; translated from the coding sequence ATGGCGCTGCGCAGCTTTTCCGATTACCGGGTACTGATCGTGCCGGGCTTGCATAACAGCGGTCCCGAGCACTGGCAGAGCCGCTGGCAGCGTCTGTATCCGCAATTCGAGCGGGTCGAGCAGGACGACTGGAACGCTCCCGACCTGGCCACCTGGTCGGCGCGCCTGGACCAGGTACGGCGGCAGGATGCGCGCCCGACCCTGATCGTGGCCCACAGCTTCGGCTGCCTGACGACGGCGCACAGCCTGGCCCGCGATCCGCAGGGCGTGGCTGGCGTGCTGCTGGTGGGGCCGGCCGATCCCGACAAGTTTGGCGTGGCGAAGGCATTGCCGCAAAAGCGGTTGCCTTGCCCCGGCATATTGATCGCCAGCCAGACCGACCCATGGATGACGGCCGAACACGCGGCGCAGTGGGCACGGCGCTGGAATTGCAAGTATATTGATGGCGGTGCACTGGGTCATATCAACGCCGAGTCGCGCCTCGGTGACTGGGTCTACGGCCAGGCGCAACTGCAAACACTGTTTGATCTGGCGCAAAGCGACAAGCGCCACCGTCAGGCAGCCTGA
- a CDS encoding diacylglycerol kinase, whose amino-acid sequence MQPVNEFKSKSGLKRIFSAFFYSLDGLKAAWRHEHAFRQELGLFVVGTVIALLLRISAFEKLVLIGVLLLVLIVELINSAIEAVVDRISLERHPLSKNAKDFGSAAVLLTCILAFATWAVVLFNRFY is encoded by the coding sequence ATGCAACCTGTAAATGAATTCAAAAGTAAGAGTGGCTTGAAGCGGATTTTTTCCGCTTTTTTCTACTCGCTTGATGGCTTGAAAGCGGCCTGGCGCCACGAACACGCGTTCCGCCAGGAACTGGGCCTGTTCGTCGTCGGCACGGTGATCGCCTTGCTGCTGCGCATCTCCGCCTTTGAAAAACTGGTGCTGATCGGCGTGCTGCTGCTGGTGCTGATCGTCGAACTGATCAATTCCGCAATCGAAGCCGTGGTCGACCGCATCTCGCTGGAGCGCCATCCGCTGTCGAAGAACGCCAAGGACTTCGGCAGCGCGGCCGTGCTGCTGACCTGCATCCTAGCCTTCGCCACCTGGGCTGTTGTCCTGTTCAACCGTTTTTATTGA
- a CDS encoding DUF2185 domain-containing protein, producing the protein MPSWHLADAAELAARHPYTFYKSPPEAIAQVRPGEVVKLIFAFHSDDPQAPGAERMWVLVDTVEPHGHFTGKLDNMPGYIQDLQAKDPVAFDARHIINTQHDDDDNLVNRYAGLCFVTKKVLEDGAPVGYLYREEPDNDDDSGWRFTANDESDDYMHDSANVALVSLGAVLSVDDRFIALLDAPAGAAYAFDHNTQQFMAVDE; encoded by the coding sequence ATGCCCAGCTGGCACCTGGCCGACGCCGCCGAACTGGCGGCGCGCCATCCCTACACTTTCTATAAATCGCCACCCGAGGCCATCGCCCAGGTGCGCCCCGGCGAGGTGGTCAAGCTGATCTTCGCCTTCCACAGCGACGATCCGCAAGCGCCGGGCGCCGAGCGCATGTGGGTGCTGGTGGATACGGTCGAACCGCATGGCCACTTCACCGGCAAGCTCGACAACATGCCCGGCTACATCCAGGATTTACAGGCCAAAGACCCCGTCGCCTTCGATGCGCGCCACATCATCAATACCCAGCACGACGATGACGATAACCTCGTCAACCGCTACGCGGGCCTGTGCTTCGTGACGAAAAAAGTGCTGGAAGACGGCGCGCCCGTCGGTTATCTGTACCGCGAGGAGCCGGACAACGACGACGACAGCGGCTGGCGCTTCACGGCCAACGACGAGAGCGACGACTACATGCACGACAGCGCCAACGTGGCCCTCGTGTCGCTGGGCGCCGTGCTCAGCGTGGACGACCGTTTTATTGCCCTGCTGGATGCTCCGGCCGGCGCGGCCTATGCCTTCGACCACAACACGCAACAATTCATGGCGGTTGACGAATGA
- a CDS encoding peroxiredoxin: protein MTLRLGDVAPDFEQDSSIGPLKFHEWAGNSWVVLFSHPADFTPVCTTELGLTAKLKPEFDKRNVKAIALSVDAAESHKSWIKDIEETQNTVVGFPIIADVDKKVSVLYDMIHPEQSVTATVRSVFIVDPNKKVRLILTYPLSTGRNFNEILRVIDALQLTDGYTVATPGNWKDGDDVIIPLTVQDPDVIKQKYPKGFTAAKPYLRLTPQPNK, encoded by the coding sequence ATGACTTTACGCCTGGGCGATGTCGCCCCTGATTTTGAACAAGACAGCTCGATCGGCCCGCTCAAGTTCCACGAGTGGGCGGGCAATTCCTGGGTGGTGCTGTTTTCCCACCCGGCCGACTTTACCCCCGTGTGCACGACGGAACTGGGCCTGACGGCCAAGCTCAAACCGGAATTCGACAAGCGCAACGTGAAGGCCATCGCGCTGTCCGTGGATGCGGCCGAATCGCACAAAAGCTGGATCAAGGATATCGAAGAGACGCAAAACACGGTGGTGGGCTTCCCCATCATCGCCGACGTCGACAAGAAAGTATCGGTGCTGTACGACATGATTCACCCGGAACAGTCTGTCACGGCCACCGTGCGCTCCGTCTTCATCGTCGATCCGAACAAGAAAGTGCGCCTGATCCTCACGTATCCGCTGAGCACGGGTCGCAACTTCAATGAAATCCTGCGCGTCATCGATGCCCTGCAACTGACGGACGGCTACACGGTGGCCACGCCCGGCAACTGGAAAGATGGCGACGACGTCATCATTCCATTGACCGTGCAAGACCCGGACGTGATCAAGCAGAAATATCCGAAGGGCTTTACGGCCGCGAAACCATACTTGCGCCTCACGCCGCAGCCAAACAAGTAA
- a CDS encoding sulfate/molybdate ABC transporter ATP-binding protein, which yields MTIAVKNIHKRFGDFVALDNISLDFPAGELTALLGPSGCGKTTLLRIIAGLEHPDSGQVLLDAEDASNRHVRERQVGFVFQHYALFKHMTVFENVAFGLRVKSRSERPSEDQIRRKVKDLLELVQLDWLADRYPPQLSGGQRQRIALARALAVEPRVLLLDEPFGALDAKVRKELRRWLRRLHDDLHVTSIFVTHDQEEALEVADQVVLMNKGTVEQLGSPEQVYNHPASPFVYGFLGNVNLFHGRVHDGVMATGDASFEVPDYAGVSDSKGTAYVRPHDLEIDRYTQGAEGIVVKLSRAHAIGPLAQLDLQRVDNSELIEAVMSNERFTHLQLKEGETLVVRPKRLHVFVEPTRT from the coding sequence ATGACCATCGCAGTTAAAAACATCCACAAGCGTTTCGGCGATTTCGTCGCCCTCGACAATATCTCGCTGGACTTTCCCGCCGGCGAACTGACGGCCCTGCTGGGTCCATCCGGTTGCGGCAAGACCACCTTGTTGCGCATTATTGCGGGCCTCGAACATCCGGACAGCGGCCAGGTGCTGCTGGACGCGGAAGACGCGTCGAACCGCCACGTGCGCGAGCGCCAAGTCGGTTTCGTCTTCCAGCATTACGCGCTGTTCAAGCACATGACGGTATTCGAGAACGTGGCCTTCGGCTTGCGCGTGAAGTCGCGCAGCGAGCGCCCGTCGGAAGACCAGATCCGCCGCAAGGTGAAGGATTTGCTGGAACTGGTGCAGCTGGACTGGCTGGCCGACCGCTATCCGCCGCAGCTGTCGGGCGGGCAACGCCAGCGCATCGCCCTGGCGCGCGCGCTGGCCGTCGAGCCCCGCGTGTTGCTGCTGGACGAACCGTTCGGCGCCCTGGATGCCAAGGTGCGCAAGGAATTGCGCCGCTGGCTGCGCCGCCTGCATGACGACTTGCACGTGACCAGCATTTTCGTCACGCATGACCAGGAAGAAGCGCTGGAAGTGGCGGACCAGGTGGTGCTGATGAACAAGGGCACGGTCGAGCAACTCGGTTCCCCGGAGCAAGTCTACAACCACCCGGCTTCGCCCTTCGTGTATGGCTTCCTGGGCAACGTCAACCTGTTCCACGGCCGCGTGCACGACGGCGTGATGGCCACCGGCGACGCCAGCTTCGAGGTGCCCGATTACGCGGGCGTGAGCGACAGCAAGGGCACGGCCTATGTGCGTCCGCACGACCTGGAAATCGACCGCTACACGCAGGGCGCGGAAGGCATCGTCGTGAAACTGAGCCGCGCCCATGCGATTGGCCCGCTGGCCCAGCTGGATTTGCAGCGCGTGGATAACAGCGAGCTGATCGAAGCTGTGATGTCGAACGAGCGTTTTACCCATCTGCAGCTGAAGGAAGGCGAGACATTGGTTGTCCGCCCGAAACGCCTCCATGTATTTGTTGAACCCACCCGAACTTGA
- a CDS encoding sulfate ABC transporter substrate-binding protein: protein MLSKKIIIAAAISAFAILQTAQAADITLLNVSYDPTRELYQDVNTAFAKEWKGKTGDNVKIKQSHGGSGKQARGVIDGLEADVVTLALAYDIDALAEHKLLAADWQKRLTHNSSPYTSTIVFLVRKGNPKGIKDWNDLIKPGVSVITPNPKTSGGARWNHLAAWGYALRQPGGNEAKAKDFLGKLYKNVPVLDSGARGATTTFVERGIGDVLIAWENEAYLAVKELGPTKFDIITPSVSILAEPPVAVVDKFADKHGTRKVAEAYLNYLYTDEAQDIIAKNYYRPATDKAAKKYASQFAKVNLFTIEQVAGGWTAAQKAHFADGGIFDQIYQPK from the coding sequence ATGCTGTCGAAAAAAATCATCATTGCCGCCGCCATCAGCGCGTTTGCCATTCTGCAAACGGCGCAGGCTGCCGATATCACCCTGCTCAACGTGTCGTATGACCCGACGCGCGAGCTGTACCAGGATGTGAACACGGCATTTGCCAAGGAGTGGAAAGGCAAGACGGGCGACAACGTCAAGATCAAGCAATCGCACGGTGGTTCCGGCAAGCAGGCGCGCGGCGTCATCGATGGCCTGGAAGCGGACGTCGTGACCCTGGCCCTGGCCTATGACATCGATGCGCTGGCCGAGCACAAGCTGCTGGCCGCCGACTGGCAGAAGCGCTTGACGCACAACAGCTCGCCGTACACCTCGACCATCGTGTTCCTGGTGCGCAAGGGCAACCCGAAAGGCATCAAGGATTGGAATGACTTGATCAAGCCGGGCGTCTCCGTCATCACGCCGAACCCGAAAACCTCGGGCGGCGCCCGCTGGAACCACCTGGCAGCGTGGGGCTACGCGCTGCGCCAGCCGGGCGGCAACGAAGCGAAGGCCAAGGATTTCCTCGGCAAACTGTACAAGAACGTGCCCGTGCTCGACTCCGGCGCGCGCGGCGCCACCACCACGTTTGTTGAGCGCGGCATCGGCGACGTGCTGATCGCCTGGGAAAACGAGGCCTACCTGGCCGTCAAGGAACTGGGGCCGACCAAGTTTGACATCATCACCCCGTCCGTCAGCATCCTGGCCGAGCCGCCCGTCGCCGTCGTCGACAAGTTTGCCGACAAGCACGGCACGCGCAAGGTGGCCGAGGCTTACCTGAACTACCTGTACACGGACGAAGCGCAAGACATCATCGCGAAGAATTACTATCGTCCGGCAACGGACAAGGCGGCGAAGAAATACGCGTCGCAGTTTGCCAAGGTCAACCTGTTCACCATCGAGCAAGTGGCGGGTGGCTGGACGGCGGCACAGAAGGCGCACTTTGCCGACGGCGGCATCTTCGACCAGATCTACCAGCCTAAATAA
- a CDS encoding MmcQ/YjbR family DNA-binding protein: MTIDELKEFCAALPGAQAVLYGAPSNILVYAVAGKKFAYFKTSAPEQWRFSLRGSAGRFIELTDMPGVKPARYMGRFHWVTIVDVARFPADYLAELVQDSYARAVASLTRAQRAAIA, encoded by the coding sequence ATGACAATAGATGAATTGAAGGAATTTTGCGCGGCCCTGCCCGGCGCGCAAGCCGTGCTGTACGGTGCGCCGTCGAATATCCTCGTGTATGCAGTGGCGGGGAAAAAATTTGCTTATTTCAAGACCAGCGCACCGGAGCAGTGGCGCTTCAGCCTGCGGGGCAGCGCCGGGCGCTTTATCGAACTGACGGACATGCCGGGCGTGAAACCGGCCCGTTACATGGGCCGCTTTCACTGGGTGACGATCGTGGATGTGGCGCGCTTCCCGGCCGATTATCTGGCGGAGCTGGTACAGGATAGCTACGCGCGCGCCGTGGCCAGCCTGACGCGCGCGCAAAGGGCAGCCATCGCCTAG
- the cysW gene encoding sulfate ABC transporter permease subunit CysW: MSTNTTAIAGVDHARPTARRFEPNVGPVVLEPLWVRTVLITIALLFLTTFLIVPLVAVFAEAFKKGWEAYIAAIIDPDAISAIKLTLITAAIAVPLNLVFGVAASWCIAKFDFRGKSILLTLIDLPFSVSPVISGLIYVLMFGAQGWFGPWLQAHDIKILFAVPGIVLATIFITFPFVARELIPLMQSQGSEEEEAAIVLGASGWNTFRRVTLPNIKWGLLYGVILCNARAMGEFGAVSVVSGHIRGETNTMPLQVEILYNEYNFAAAFAVASLLALLALVTLALKAFIEWRLNESDADDSALRSTEH, translated from the coding sequence ATGAGTACGAATACGACTGCCATCGCTGGCGTGGACCATGCGCGCCCGACGGCGCGCCGCTTCGAGCCGAATGTCGGCCCCGTCGTGCTGGAACCATTGTGGGTGCGCACGGTATTGATCACCATCGCCTTGCTGTTCCTGACGACCTTTTTGATCGTGCCCCTGGTGGCCGTGTTTGCGGAAGCGTTCAAGAAGGGCTGGGAGGCGTATATCGCCGCCATCATCGACCCGGACGCGATTTCCGCCATCAAGCTGACCCTGATCACGGCGGCCATCGCCGTGCCGCTGAACCTGGTATTCGGCGTGGCCGCTTCCTGGTGCATCGCCAAGTTCGACTTCCGCGGCAAGAGTATCTTGCTGACCCTGATCGACTTGCCGTTTTCCGTCTCGCCCGTGATTTCCGGCCTGATCTATGTGCTGATGTTTGGCGCCCAGGGCTGGTTCGGCCCGTGGCTGCAGGCGCACGACATCAAGATCCTGTTTGCCGTGCCCGGCATCGTGCTGGCCACCATTTTTATTACCTTCCCGTTCGTGGCGCGTGAACTGATCCCGCTGATGCAGTCGCAGGGCAGCGAAGAGGAAGAGGCCGCCATCGTGCTGGGCGCGTCGGGCTGGAATACCTTCCGCCGAGTCACCTTGCCGAACATCAAGTGGGGTCTGCTGTATGGCGTGATCCTGTGTAACGCCCGCGCCATGGGCGAGTTCGGCGCCGTGTCCGTCGTGTCCGGCCATATCCGCGGCGAAACCAACACCATGCCGCTGCAGGTGGAGATTCTGTACAACGAGTACAACTTCGCCGCCGCGTTTGCCGTCGCCTCGCTGCTGGCCCTGCTGGCCCTGGTGACCCTGGCCTTGAAAGCCTTCATTGAGTGGCGTTTGAACGAGAGCGACGCCGACGATTCCGCCTTACGTTCTACGGAGCACTGA
- the cysT gene encoding sulfate ABC transporter permease subunit CysT — translation MPGFKLSLGFTLFYLALIVLIPLSSVFLKTFTMTWDAFFSAVTSDRVMASYRLTFGASLIAALLNVVFGGILAWVLVRYKFPGKRIIDALVDLPFALPTAVAGITLTALYSSNGWFGQFIEGVLGIKVAFTPLGVVVALTFIGLPFVVRTVQPVLEDAEKELEEAAASLGANSLQTFIRVIFPTILPSLLTGFALAFARATGEYGSVIFIAGNMPMVSEITPLFIITKLEQYDYAGATAIAVVMLVVSFLLLLTINLLQAWTRGKAKKS, via the coding sequence ATGCCGGGGTTTAAGCTGTCACTGGGCTTCACGCTCTTTTACCTGGCCTTGATCGTCCTCATTCCGCTGTCGTCGGTGTTCCTGAAAACTTTCACCATGACGTGGGACGCCTTCTTCAGCGCCGTCACGTCCGACCGCGTGATGGCGTCGTACCGCCTGACGTTTGGCGCTTCGCTGATCGCCGCGCTGCTGAACGTGGTGTTTGGCGGCATCCTGGCCTGGGTGCTGGTGCGCTATAAATTCCCCGGCAAGCGCATCATCGACGCGCTGGTCGACTTGCCGTTCGCCTTGCCGACGGCCGTGGCCGGCATCACCCTGACGGCCTTGTATTCGTCGAACGGCTGGTTCGGCCAGTTCATCGAAGGCGTGCTGGGCATCAAGGTGGCATTCACGCCGCTGGGCGTGGTGGTGGCGCTGACCTTCATCGGCTTGCCGTTTGTCGTGCGCACCGTGCAACCGGTGCTGGAAGACGCGGAAAAGGAACTGGAGGAAGCGGCCGCCAGCCTGGGCGCCAATTCCCTGCAAACGTTTATCCGCGTCATCTTCCCCACGATTTTGCCATCCTTGCTGACGGGCTTTGCGCTGGCTTTCGCCCGCGCCACGGGCGAATACGGTTCCGTGATCTTTATCGCCGGCAATATGCCCATGGTGTCGGAAATCACGCCGCTGTTCATCATTACCAAGCTGGAGCAATACGATTACGCGGGCGCCACGGCCATCGCCGTGGTGATGCTGGTGGTCTCCTTTTTGCTGTTGTTGACGATTAACCTGCTGCAAGCATGGACGCGCGGAAAGGCGAAGAAATCATGA